One Dermochelys coriacea isolate rDerCor1 chromosome 21, rDerCor1.pri.v4, whole genome shotgun sequence genomic window carries:
- the PI16 gene encoding peptidase inhibitor 16 — protein sequence MLSARLHPLLLLLTAVELSSSLTDDDKKLIVEMHNQYRSQVSPPAADMLKMSWAPDLEAFAKAYALKCIWGHNKERGRRGENLFAITDEMDVEVALEQWYSEHEHYNLTTSKCTISQMCGHYTQVVWANSERVGCGMQFCKTLHGVEDPDLYLLVCNYDPPGNVRGRKPYKEGPPCSKCPEGYTCRNSICEPSVDSEEASTSSRTTRPKLPTRPALATDTTTTSPTTTTPIRPAPTTTSPTTTTPIRPAPTTTSPTTTTTIRPAPITTSPTTTTTIRPASTSTTATKRLNPTTKPAPASTTMNKKPPPATTTTSPPPTRTARPHPTTAPGPTSSLEPTSDLDLKTSPEMQVDSEETGAPLVTTEDVLSLDLESTLSPTASPKMEGDLKESDAASERAEQALSSEPPPSFSLTTPETDLNLDDTKQPPPALKPTPATAKVTSLLHLLPPSKAAGRHSLTVQSSLSGARETEELMTGPTKKDLDQLNGSATSNFLEFSLFLLAVPLLTGLLL from the exons ATGTTGAGCGCTCGGCTTCATCCCCTTCTCCTATTGCTCACAGCTGTGGAGCTGAGCTCGTCCCTTACAGATGATGACAAGAAGTTGATTGTGGAGATGCACAACCAATACCGCTCCCAGGTCTCGCCTCCTGCTGCAGACATGCTGAAAATG aGCTGGGCCCCCGACCTGGAAGCCTTTGCCAAAGCCTATGCATTGAAATGCATCTGGGGCCACAACAAGGAGCGGGGCCGGCGGGGTGAGAACCTCTTTGCCATTACCGACGAGATGGACGTGGAGGTGGCCTTGGAGCAGTGGTACAGCGAGCACGAGCATTACAACCTGACCACGTCCAAGTGCACCATAAGCCAGATGTGTGGCCACTACACCCAG GTAGTCTGGGCAAACAGTGAGCGGGTTGGCTGTGGGATGCAGTTCTGTAAAACCCTGCATGGTGTTGAAGACCCTGACCTCTACCTGCTGGTCTGCAACTACGATCCCCC TGGCAACGTGAGGGGTCGCAAGCCGTACAAGGAAGGACCTCCGTGCTCCAAATGCCCCGAGGGCTATACGTGTAGGAATTCAATCTGTG AACCCAGTGTAGACTCAGAAGAGGCCTCTACATCCTCTAGGACAACAAGGCCAAAGCTCCCCACTAGGCCAGCTCTTGCCACTGACACCACCACCACGAGCCCGACCACCACCACTCCCATAAGGCCAGCACCCACCACCACGAGCCCGACCACCACCACTCCCATAAGGCCAGCACCCACCACCACGAGCCCGACCACCACCACTACCATAAGGCCAGCACCCATCACCACGAGCCCGACCACCACCACTACCATAAGGCCAGCATCCACTTCCACCACCGCCACAAAAAGGCTGAATCCCACCACAAAGCCAGCACCTGCCAGCACCACCATGAACAAAAAGCCACcacctgccaccaccaccacaagccCACCACCCACCCGAACagcaaggccccaccccaccacgGCCCCTGGGCCAACATCTTCCTTAGAGCCCACCTCAGACCTGGACCTTAAAACATCTCCAGAAATGCAAGTGGACTCTGAGGAGACTGGTGCCCCATTGGTGACCACGGAGGATGTGCTCTCGCTAGACCTGGAGTCGACCCTCAGCCCGACTGCCTCTCCAAAAATGGAGGGAGACTTGAAGGAGTCTGATGCAGCCTCTGAGAGAGCTGAGCAAGCCCTCTCCTCAGAGCCACCTCCATCCTTCAGCCTTACGACTCCAGAAACCGATCTAAACTTGGACGATACCAAGCAGCCCCCACCTGCCCTAAAGCCAACACCCGCCACTGCTAAGGTGACCTCCCTCCTGCACTTATTACCACCTTCCAAGGCCGCAGGGAGACACAGCCTCACTGTCCAGTCCTCCCTGTCAG GTGCCAGAGAGACCGAAGAGCTGATGACGGGCCCCACAAAGAAAGACTTGGACCAGCTCAATGGTTCAGCCACCAGCAACTTTCTGGAGTTCTCTCTGTTCCTGCTGGCCGTGCCCCTGCTGACAGGCCTTCTGCTCTGA
- the C21H6orf89 gene encoding bombesin receptor-activated protein C6orf89 homolog isoform X3, giving the protein MELSANELSIYDKLSETIDLVRQTGHQCGMSEKAIEKFVKQLLEKNEPQRGPPQYPLLMALYKGLLTLGLILLTAYFVMQPYSPSPPETTLSRAHGWGFLVSHIRLLSLPIAKKYMLEKCHDWWGLDCRQNGSEIPANCSCCAAIKSLQVVTDLGQLSENLQRPQPLLIKTGQHLSYDELKHFQSQYPELTEITIEENSAELWRCLPRQMFPFAFPWNKALNKTQILQELFPALSLLAFPKAISLESCFLIRNPELGNKTHRLHSLFAVGSGQLTLNIAPSKECSGHCRTLSVELEAGDFGYASADYWKMSFNSRGAEPIVICDGSSS; this is encoded by the exons ATGGAGCTTTCTGCCAATGAGCTCAGCATTTATGACAAGCTATCAGAGACCATTGACCTGGTGAGGCAGACTGGACACCAGTGTGGAATGTCAGAAAAAGCCATTGAGAAGTTTGTCAAGCAGCTCTTGGAAAAGAATGAGCCCCAAAGGGGACCCCCCCAGTACCCTCTCTTGATGGCTCTCTACAAG GGCCTGCTTACCCTGGGGTTAATCTTGCTAACTGCGTACTTTGTGATGCAGCCGTATAGCCCTTCGCCACCTGAAACCACGCTCTCCAGAGCCCATGGCTGGGGCTTCCTCGTCAGTCACATCCGACTGCTGTCTTTGCCTATTGCCAAGAAGTACATGCTGGAGA agTGCCATGACTGGTGGGGACTAGATTGCAGGCAGAATGGTTCTGAGATTCCTGCCAACTGCTCTTGCTGTGCTGCCATTAAAAGCCTCCAGGTAGTGACTGACCTAGGACAATTATCAGAAAACCTCCAGAGGCCTCAGCCCCTCTTAATCAAG ACAGGGCAGCATCTGTCTTATGATGAACTGAAGCATTTTCAGTCCCAGTACCCGGAATTGACAGAGATCACAATAGAAGAGAATTCAGCTGAACTTTGGCGCTGCCTTCCAAGACAGATGTTTCCATTTGCCTTCCCCTG GAACAAAGCCCTGAATAAAACTCAGATTCTCCAGGAACTTTTCCCTGCCTTGTCTTTGCTGGCGTTCCCAAAGGCAATCTCCCTGGAAAGCTGCTTTCTCATTCGCAACCCAGAGTTAGGGAATAAG ACCCACAGACTGCACAGCCTGTTTGCTGTTGGAAGCGGCCAGCTAACCTTGAATATTGCACCTTCCAAGGAGTGCAGTGGACACTGCAGGACTCTGTCGGTGGAGCTGGAAGCTGGGGATTTCG GCTATGCCAGCGCGGATTACTGGAAGATGAGCTTTAACTCCAGAGGAGCAGAGCCCATAGTCATTTGCGATGGATCCTCTAGCtaa
- the C21H6orf89 gene encoding bombesin receptor-activated protein C6orf89 homolog isoform X1: MSGSGLKTSPHSQVGFRDFSLVAMELSANELSIYDKLSETIDLVRQTGHQCGMSEKAIEKFVKQLLEKNEPQRGPPQYPLLMALYKGLLTLGLILLTAYFVMQPYSPSPPETTLSRAHGWGFLVSHIRLLSLPIAKKYMLEKCHDWWGLDCRQNGSEIPANCSCCAAIKSLQVVTDLGQLSENLQRPQPLLIKTGQHLSYDELKHFQSQYPELTEITIEENSAELWRCLPRQMFPFAFPWNKALNKTQILQELFPALSLLAFPKAISLESCFLIRNPELGNKTHRLHSLFAVGSGQLTLNIAPSKECSGHCRTLSVELEAGDFGYASADYWKMSFNSRGAEPIVICDGSSS, encoded by the exons GGATTTTTCACTCGTGGCCATGGAGCTTTCTGCCAATGAGCTCAGCATTTATGACAAGCTATCAGAGACCATTGACCTGGTGAGGCAGACTGGACACCAGTGTGGAATGTCAGAAAAAGCCATTGAGAAGTTTGTCAAGCAGCTCTTGGAAAAGAATGAGCCCCAAAGGGGACCCCCCCAGTACCCTCTCTTGATGGCTCTCTACAAG GGCCTGCTTACCCTGGGGTTAATCTTGCTAACTGCGTACTTTGTGATGCAGCCGTATAGCCCTTCGCCACCTGAAACCACGCTCTCCAGAGCCCATGGCTGGGGCTTCCTCGTCAGTCACATCCGACTGCTGTCTTTGCCTATTGCCAAGAAGTACATGCTGGAGA agTGCCATGACTGGTGGGGACTAGATTGCAGGCAGAATGGTTCTGAGATTCCTGCCAACTGCTCTTGCTGTGCTGCCATTAAAAGCCTCCAGGTAGTGACTGACCTAGGACAATTATCAGAAAACCTCCAGAGGCCTCAGCCCCTCTTAATCAAG ACAGGGCAGCATCTGTCTTATGATGAACTGAAGCATTTTCAGTCCCAGTACCCGGAATTGACAGAGATCACAATAGAAGAGAATTCAGCTGAACTTTGGCGCTGCCTTCCAAGACAGATGTTTCCATTTGCCTTCCCCTG GAACAAAGCCCTGAATAAAACTCAGATTCTCCAGGAACTTTTCCCTGCCTTGTCTTTGCTGGCGTTCCCAAAGGCAATCTCCCTGGAAAGCTGCTTTCTCATTCGCAACCCAGAGTTAGGGAATAAG ACCCACAGACTGCACAGCCTGTTTGCTGTTGGAAGCGGCCAGCTAACCTTGAATATTGCACCTTCCAAGGAGTGCAGTGGACACTGCAGGACTCTGTCGGTGGAGCTGGAAGCTGGGGATTTCG GCTATGCCAGCGCGGATTACTGGAAGATGAGCTTTAACTCCAGAGGAGCAGAGCCCATAGTCATTTGCGATGGATCCTCTAGCtaa
- the C21H6orf89 gene encoding bombesin receptor-activated protein C6orf89 homolog isoform X2, with translation MGDFSLVAMELSANELSIYDKLSETIDLVRQTGHQCGMSEKAIEKFVKQLLEKNEPQRGPPQYPLLMALYKGLLTLGLILLTAYFVMQPYSPSPPETTLSRAHGWGFLVSHIRLLSLPIAKKYMLEKCHDWWGLDCRQNGSEIPANCSCCAAIKSLQVVTDLGQLSENLQRPQPLLIKTGQHLSYDELKHFQSQYPELTEITIEENSAELWRCLPRQMFPFAFPWNKALNKTQILQELFPALSLLAFPKAISLESCFLIRNPELGNKTHRLHSLFAVGSGQLTLNIAPSKECSGHCRTLSVELEAGDFGYASADYWKMSFNSRGAEPIVICDGSSS, from the exons GGATTTTTCACTCGTGGCCATGGAGCTTTCTGCCAATGAGCTCAGCATTTATGACAAGCTATCAGAGACCATTGACCTGGTGAGGCAGACTGGACACCAGTGTGGAATGTCAGAAAAAGCCATTGAGAAGTTTGTCAAGCAGCTCTTGGAAAAGAATGAGCCCCAAAGGGGACCCCCCCAGTACCCTCTCTTGATGGCTCTCTACAAG GGCCTGCTTACCCTGGGGTTAATCTTGCTAACTGCGTACTTTGTGATGCAGCCGTATAGCCCTTCGCCACCTGAAACCACGCTCTCCAGAGCCCATGGCTGGGGCTTCCTCGTCAGTCACATCCGACTGCTGTCTTTGCCTATTGCCAAGAAGTACATGCTGGAGA agTGCCATGACTGGTGGGGACTAGATTGCAGGCAGAATGGTTCTGAGATTCCTGCCAACTGCTCTTGCTGTGCTGCCATTAAAAGCCTCCAGGTAGTGACTGACCTAGGACAATTATCAGAAAACCTCCAGAGGCCTCAGCCCCTCTTAATCAAG ACAGGGCAGCATCTGTCTTATGATGAACTGAAGCATTTTCAGTCCCAGTACCCGGAATTGACAGAGATCACAATAGAAGAGAATTCAGCTGAACTTTGGCGCTGCCTTCCAAGACAGATGTTTCCATTTGCCTTCCCCTG GAACAAAGCCCTGAATAAAACTCAGATTCTCCAGGAACTTTTCCCTGCCTTGTCTTTGCTGGCGTTCCCAAAGGCAATCTCCCTGGAAAGCTGCTTTCTCATTCGCAACCCAGAGTTAGGGAATAAG ACCCACAGACTGCACAGCCTGTTTGCTGTTGGAAGCGGCCAGCTAACCTTGAATATTGCACCTTCCAAGGAGTGCAGTGGACACTGCAGGACTCTGTCGGTGGAGCTGGAAGCTGGGGATTTCG GCTATGCCAGCGCGGATTACTGGAAGATGAGCTTTAACTCCAGAGGAGCAGAGCCCATAGTCATTTGCGATGGATCCTCTAGCtaa